The Dickeya poaceiphila DNA window TTATTTGGGTCAGCATAGACAGCACGTTTTTGCTGCGAATCAAACCACCGTAGAACAACGCCAGACCAGGAAGCGTCATGAACAGTACCAATGCCGTACAAATCATCATGAACGCGTTGTCCGCCTTATCCACTACAGGTGCCGGCGTATCCGCCATAGCCCATGCTGGAAGCATGGCTGCCGCCCCTAAACCTAACGACAAGGAAAATTTCTTCATTTTTTCATTCATCCCTATTTAATAAGGCTAAATCAGGTAATAGTTATAGTGCGGCTTCATCAGTTTCGCCGGTACGGATACGGATGACACGCTGCAGTTCCGCAACAAAAATTTTGCCATCGCCAATCTTACCCGTGTAAGCGGCTTTGCTGATCACATCAATAACTTCATCCAGTTGGTCATCAGCGATCGCAATATCGATCTTCACCTTTGGCAAAAAATTAACGCTGTACTCTGCGCCGCGATACAATTCTGCGTGCCCTTTCTGGCGCCCAAACCCTTTCACCTCAGTGACGGTAAGCCCCTGGATGCCCACAGAAGACAGTGCTTCACGTACATCTTCCAGCTTGAACGGTTTAATTACCACAGTAACCAGTTTCATCCTCATCCCCCTAACCATGTAAGTTCAGGCTATTGCCCGTCACTCTCAATATCTCCACGCATCACTTAAAGCAAATCGTGTGCCACAAATCCCACACCGATATAAAAGCGATGAAACGTGATGCTTTAAAGACAGAAAAGAAGATGACTGGATGAAGTATGAACACTAAATGGGAAAAACAGGAGCGCGTGACGCACAAAAATAGTGCATCACGCTTAGTTTCAGTGCAACACACTGTACAACAAGGAATGATCTGCCAAATTATGGTGCGAAATGCTGCACTGCGTTGGCAGTCATGGTGCCTGAGAGATCAGTGCGACGGAGTCATGTGGCTGCGAAAAAGTTAATTCCTTGCCCGCCTGCTGCAGTTGATACATCTGATAGTATCGGCCTTCCTTTGCCAGCAATTGTTCGTGCGTTCCCTGCTCCACCGTTCTGCCATGATGCAGCACCAGAATATTGTCTGCTTCGACAATAGTAGACAAACGATGCGCAATCACCACCAATGTTGTA harbors:
- the glnK gene encoding P-II family nitrogen regulator; its protein translation is MKLVTVVIKPFKLEDVREALSSVGIQGLTVTEVKGFGRQKGHAELYRGAEYSVNFLPKVKIDIAIADDQLDEVIDVISKAAYTGKIGDGKIFVAELQRVIRIRTGETDEAAL